A window from Cryobacterium sp. SO1 encodes these proteins:
- a CDS encoding ABC transporter permease translates to MNVFDLVRSAVKNSLRSKTRTTLTVLAIFIGAFTLTLTSGVGTGINQYIDTTVASIGADDVLTVTRAAEDAADGPVEYDPDARAVAAATGRPGSTVVALTSTDLTAIEDVDGVLSVEPQLRVSPDYVQVGDGTAYEATVGSFIPGMALDLAAGAEPAAASSTNEVAIPVSYVDALGFADADAAVGQTLTFGVTDVQGTQSQVTATIMGVAEEGLVGSTAFTANETLTQTLYDTQSVGLSDAGKDSYAQAIVRFDPTGTDADLTALKESLGDLGYTGTTVEDAIGAFKAVIDGIVLVLNGFAVIALLAAGFGIVNTLLMSVQERTREIGLMKAMGLGGGKIFGLFSLEAVFIGLMGSALGVGVGMLAGLGANALLADTLLADLPGLTLVAFDPAALATIVLTVMGLAFLAGTIPALRAARQDPIESLRYE, encoded by the coding sequence GTGAACGTCTTCGACCTCGTGCGCTCGGCCGTGAAGAACAGCCTGCGCAGCAAGACCCGCACCACGCTCACGGTGCTCGCCATCTTCATCGGCGCCTTCACGCTCACCCTCACCAGCGGGGTCGGCACCGGCATCAACCAGTACATCGACACGACGGTGGCCTCGATCGGCGCCGACGACGTGCTCACCGTCACCAGGGCTGCCGAAGACGCCGCGGATGGCCCGGTCGAATACGACCCGGACGCCCGGGCCGTCGCAGCCGCCACGGGTCGCCCGGGTTCGACGGTCGTGGCCCTCACCTCCACCGACCTCACCGCCATCGAGGACGTGGACGGCGTGCTCTCGGTCGAACCGCAGCTGCGGGTCAGCCCCGACTACGTGCAGGTCGGTGACGGCACGGCCTACGAGGCCACCGTCGGCAGCTTCATCCCCGGCATGGCCCTCGACCTTGCCGCCGGCGCCGAACCCGCCGCGGCCAGCAGCACCAACGAGGTCGCCATCCCGGTCTCCTACGTCGACGCCCTCGGCTTCGCCGATGCGGATGCCGCGGTGGGCCAGACGCTGACCTTCGGCGTGACGGATGTGCAAGGCACGCAGTCACAGGTCACCGCCACGATCATGGGTGTGGCCGAGGAGGGGCTGGTGGGTTCGACGGCGTTCACCGCGAACGAGACACTGACCCAGACCCTCTACGACACCCAGAGCGTCGGCCTCTCCGACGCGGGCAAGGACAGCTACGCACAGGCCATCGTGCGGTTCGACCCCACCGGTACGGATGCCGACCTCACCGCGCTGAAGGAGTCGCTGGGCGATTTGGGCTACACCGGCACCACCGTCGAGGACGCCATCGGCGCGTTCAAGGCCGTCATCGACGGCATCGTGCTGGTGCTCAACGGGTTCGCCGTGATCGCCCTGCTGGCCGCCGGTTTCGGCATCGTGAACACCCTGCTGATGAGCGTGCAGGAACGCACCAGGGAGATCGGCCTGATGAAGGCCATGGGCCTGGGCGGCGGCAAGATCTTCGGCCTGTTCAGCCTGGAGGCCGTGTTCATCGGCCTGATGGGCAGCGCACTCGGTGTGGGTGTCGGCATGCTGGCCGGCCTGGGCGCCAACGCTCTGCTCGCCGACACCCTGCTGGCCGACCTGCCCGGGCTCACCCTGGTGGCCTTCGACCCGGCGGCGCTCGCCACCATCGTGCTCACCGTGATGGGCCTGGCCTTCCTGGCCGGCACCATCCCGGCCCTGCGCGCCGCCCGGCAGGACCCGATCGAGTCGCTCCGCTACGAATAG
- a CDS encoding VOC family protein, with protein MKVTSATIGLPVRDLAAAEAWYRRVFELTVPAVEPAPGVIEIVLGPIDLQLSEEPPGRTGAQVILRLGVPDASAEYRRLTGLGLTLGPLEHVPGVVDYVDFVDPDGNALSLYSLNG; from the coding sequence ATGAAGGTGACGAGCGCAACCATCGGCCTGCCCGTCCGCGATCTGGCGGCCGCCGAGGCCTGGTACAGACGGGTGTTCGAGTTGACCGTGCCGGCGGTGGAACCCGCCCCGGGGGTGATTGAAATCGTGCTCGGGCCTATCGACCTGCAACTCAGCGAGGAACCGCCCGGGCGCACCGGGGCCCAGGTGATCCTGCGGCTCGGCGTTCCGGACGCATCCGCCGAGTACCGCCGCCTCACCGGGCTGGGCCTGACGCTCGGCCCGCTGGAGCACGTGCCCGGCGTTGTGGACTACGTCGACTTCGTCGATCCGGACGGCAACGCGCTCAGCCTGTACTCCCTCAACGGCTGA
- the nhaA gene encoding Na+/H+ antiporter NhaA, with translation MTHDTPHPLTPDTVPSRGSYREKLRIGAILRKETVGGFLLVAAAAVALIWANSPASEAYFALRDFRIGYAPWHLELSLGAWAADGLLAIFFFLVGLELKKELVDGDLRSPSRAIVPVAAAMGGVAVPALFYAGVNLVSPETLRGWAIPTATDIAFAVAVLAIVGSHLPSALRLFLLTLAVVDDLLAISIIAVFYSDDVQFSPLLFALIPLALYTVLAQKYRRFFAEKAWAAWLILLPLGFAVWALVHAGGIHATVAGVLLGFAVPVIHRRARPDRPAAEGPGLSENFEHRFRPLSAGFAVPVFAFFSAGVTVGGWAGLVGALTDPVAIGIIVGLVLGKPVGIVGTTWLLTRLTPVKLDPALRWIDLIGVAILAGIGFTVSLLIADLSFGAGGLANDHAKVGILVASITAALLASVILRARNRVYRRIEQADAVDADGDGIPDVYQQPAPGQPLREYRLSALPSGSTKST, from the coding sequence TTGACACACGACACCCCCCACCCGCTGACCCCCGACACGGTTCCCTCCCGCGGCAGCTACCGCGAGAAGCTCCGCATCGGCGCGATCCTCCGCAAGGAAACCGTCGGCGGCTTCCTGCTGGTCGCCGCCGCCGCGGTCGCCCTGATCTGGGCCAACTCGCCCGCGTCCGAGGCCTATTTCGCCCTACGCGACTTCCGGATCGGCTACGCACCGTGGCACCTGGAACTCAGTCTGGGCGCCTGGGCGGCCGACGGACTGCTGGCGATCTTCTTCTTCCTGGTCGGCCTTGAGCTCAAAAAGGAACTCGTGGACGGCGACCTGCGCTCCCCGTCCCGGGCCATCGTGCCCGTCGCCGCAGCGATGGGCGGCGTGGCCGTGCCCGCGTTGTTCTACGCCGGAGTCAACCTGGTCAGCCCGGAGACCCTGCGCGGCTGGGCCATCCCCACCGCCACCGACATCGCCTTCGCTGTGGCGGTGCTGGCCATCGTGGGCTCGCACCTGCCCAGCGCCCTGCGCCTCTTCCTGCTCACCCTGGCCGTGGTCGATGACCTGCTGGCCATCTCGATCATCGCCGTGTTCTACTCCGATGACGTGCAGTTCAGCCCGCTGCTGTTCGCGCTGATCCCGCTCGCGCTGTACACCGTCCTCGCCCAGAAGTACCGGCGCTTCTTCGCCGAGAAGGCCTGGGCCGCCTGGCTGATCCTGCTGCCGCTGGGCTTCGCCGTGTGGGCCCTCGTGCACGCCGGCGGCATCCACGCCACCGTGGCCGGGGTCCTGCTCGGCTTCGCCGTGCCGGTCATCCACCGCCGCGCCCGCCCCGACCGGCCCGCCGCGGAGGGACCAGGCCTGTCGGAGAACTTCGAGCACCGCTTCCGCCCGCTCTCGGCCGGCTTCGCCGTGCCGGTCTTCGCGTTCTTCTCCGCCGGCGTCACCGTGGGCGGCTGGGCCGGCCTGGTCGGCGCGCTCACCGACCCCGTGGCGATCGGAATCATCGTGGGACTGGTGCTCGGCAAGCCCGTGGGCATCGTGGGCACGACCTGGCTGCTGACCAGGCTCACCCCGGTGAAGCTCGACCCGGCGCTCCGCTGGATCGACCTGATCGGCGTGGCGATCCTCGCCGGCATCGGCTTCACGGTGTCGCTGCTCATCGCCGACCTGAGCTTCGGGGCCGGCGGGCTCGCCAACGACCACGCCAAGGTGGGCATCCTGGTCGCCTCCATCACCGCCGCCCTGCTCGCCTCGGTGATCCTCCGCGCCCGCAACCGCGTCTACCGCCGCATCGAGCAGGCCGACGCGGTGGATGCCGACGGCGACGGCATCCCCGACGTCTACCAGCAGCCGGCGCCCGGTCAGCCGTTGAGGGAGTACAGGCTGAGCGCGTTGCCGTCCGGATCGACGAAGTCGACGTAG
- a CDS encoding ABC transporter ATP-binding protein, with amino-acid sequence MTVPILAARDIHKSYGRGATRFDALKGVSLDVQQGESIAIVGKSGSGKSTLMHLLALLDNPSAGAVELSGRDASALSGKVVNQTRNETFGFVFQQFFLTPNTSVLENVTLPLQIAGIGGAERKRRGMAALEQLELADKAKNKAIDLSGGQKQRVVIARALVNNPSVIFADEPTGNLDSATGKVVEDILFSLQKENGITLIIVTHDEDLAARCDRRVYIRDGLIVDSLHAVPATPAAASSGEEVRS; translated from the coding sequence ATGACCGTGCCAATTCTCGCAGCCCGCGACATACACAAGTCGTACGGCCGCGGCGCCACCCGGTTCGACGCCCTCAAGGGCGTCTCCCTCGACGTCCAGCAGGGCGAGTCCATAGCCATCGTCGGCAAGAGCGGGTCGGGCAAGTCCACCCTCATGCACCTGCTGGCGCTTCTGGACAACCCCAGCGCCGGTGCCGTGGAGCTCAGTGGTCGCGACGCCAGTGCGCTGAGCGGCAAGGTCGTCAACCAGACCCGCAACGAGACCTTCGGTTTCGTCTTCCAGCAGTTCTTCCTCACGCCCAACACGAGCGTGCTGGAGAACGTGACGCTGCCGCTGCAGATCGCCGGCATCGGCGGTGCCGAGCGCAAACGCCGCGGAATGGCAGCCCTGGAGCAGCTGGAGCTGGCCGACAAGGCCAAGAACAAAGCCATCGACCTCTCGGGCGGGCAGAAGCAGCGGGTGGTGATCGCCCGGGCGCTGGTGAACAACCCCAGCGTCATCTTCGCCGACGAACCCACCGGCAACCTCGACTCCGCCACCGGCAAGGTCGTTGAGGACATCCTGTTCTCGCTGCAGAAGGAGAACGGCATCACCCTCATCATCGTGACCCACGACGAGGATCTCGCGGCCCGGTGCGACCGCCGCGTGTACATCCGCGACGGCCTCATCGTCGACAGTCTGCACGCGGTGCCCGCAACCCCGGCCGCAGCGTCAAGTGGTGAAGAGGTGCGCTCGTGA